The following are from one region of the Salvia hispanica cultivar TCC Black 2014 chromosome 1, UniMelb_Shisp_WGS_1.0, whole genome shotgun sequence genome:
- the LOC125207751 gene encoding B3 domain-containing protein Os04g0386900-like, whose amino-acid sequence MSKASTKDTEVCEGNEGGDGVGAWCCLSGNKDFFDVILSKSHITTVPHYLRPPTHILPKLPSAKVPLALRHGDKQWQMMYHGNDSRPRFACAGWKKFATDNNLAEGDACIFEVMESSPQILRLDVIIIRNTMDLPPALLSKIQSKGKTPETAIEL is encoded by the exons ATGTCGAAAGCCTCTACAAAGGATACGGAG gtgtgtgaaggaaatGAAGGTGGTGATGGAGTTGGAGCTTGGTGTTGTCTCTCCGGGAACAAGGATTTCTTTGATGTTATTCTGTCAAAGTCACATATCACCACCGTTCCTCATTATCtg CGTCCACCGACACATATTCTTCCCAAACTTCCTAGTGCAAAGGTGCCTTTGGCTCTGAGGCATGGTGACAAGCAGTGGCAGATGATGTATCATGGAAACGACAGCAGGCCGAGGTTCGCTTGCGCTGGTTGGAAAAAGTTTGCGACTGATAACAATCTGGCAGAGGGAGATGCTTGCATCTTCGAGGTGATGGAGTCGAGCCCTCAGATCCTCAGGCTCGACGTCATCATCATCAGGAACACCATGGATCTGCCGCCGGCACTGCTGTCCAAGATTCAATCCAAGGGAAAGACACCAGAGACAGCCATAGAGCTTTAA
- the LOC125202632 gene encoding B3 domain-containing protein Os04g0386900-like isoform X2: protein MSSSTKDKEVCEGNEGGDGVGVGVGWCLSGDKDFFDVILAKTHVTRPPAHILPKLPSAKVPLVLRHGDKQWQMMYLGNDKRPRFECAGWKRFVNDNNLKEGDACIFEVMESSPQILRLDVVIIRNTMDLPPALLSKIQSQGKTPETAIEL from the exons ATGTCTTCCTCTACAAAGGATAAGGAG gtgtgtgaaggaaatGAAGGTGGTGATGGTGTTGGGGTTGGTGTTGGGTGGTGTCTCTCAGGGGATAAGGATTTCTTTGATGTTATTCTGGCAAAGACACATGTTACC CGTCCACCGGCACATATTCTTCCCAAACTTCCTAGTGCAAAGGTGCCTTTGGTTCTGAGGCATGGTGACAAGCAGTGGCAGATGATGTATCTTGGAAACGACAAGAGGCCGAGGTTTGAGTGTGCTGGTTGGAAAAGATTCGTGAATGATAACAATCTGAAAGAGGGAGATGCTTGCATCTTTGAAGTGATGGAGTCGAGCCCTCAGATTCTGAGGCTCGACGTCGTCATCATCAGGAACACTATGGATCTGCCGCCGGCACTGCTGTCCAAGATTCAATCCCAGGGAAAGACACCGGAGACAGCTATAGAGCTTTGA
- the LOC125202632 gene encoding B3 domain-containing protein Os06g0112300-like isoform X1, with amino-acid sequence MSSSTKDKEVCEGNEGGDGVGVGVGWCLSGDKDFFDVILAKTHVTVGHHYLRPPAHILPKLPSAKVPLVLRHGDKQWQMMYLGNDKRPRFECAGWKRFVNDNNLKEGDACIFEVMESSPQILRLDVVIIRNTMDLPPALLSKIQSQGKTPETAIEL; translated from the exons ATGTCTTCCTCTACAAAGGATAAGGAG gtgtgtgaaggaaatGAAGGTGGTGATGGTGTTGGGGTTGGTGTTGGGTGGTGTCTCTCAGGGGATAAGGATTTCTTTGATGTTATTCTGGCAAAGACACATGTTACCGTAGGTCATCATTATCTG CGTCCACCGGCACATATTCTTCCCAAACTTCCTAGTGCAAAGGTGCCTTTGGTTCTGAGGCATGGTGACAAGCAGTGGCAGATGATGTATCTTGGAAACGACAAGAGGCCGAGGTTTGAGTGTGCTGGTTGGAAAAGATTCGTGAATGATAACAATCTGAAAGAGGGAGATGCTTGCATCTTTGAAGTGATGGAGTCGAGCCCTCAGATTCTGAGGCTCGACGTCGTCATCATCAGGAACACTATGGATCTGCCGCCGGCACTGCTGTCCAAGATTCAATCCCAGGGAAAGACACCGGAGACAGCTATAGAGCTTTGA
- the LOC125201477 gene encoding xylulose 5-phosphate/phosphate translocator, chloroplastic yields MLSLNLLPPSNVILSKPSNRHRINGSLLDRNRAQSVRNQVNGFSPAAPICRIPESRSDFGRFPVLPLGKFSRFPSQKAGAAASGAPQESSPDGEIEAPKSGMNKKLAIVFGLWYFQNIVFNIYNKKVLNIFPYPWLLASFQLFCGSVWMLMLWSSKLQPCPKIDKSFIIALLGPALFHTVGHISACVSFSKVAVSFTHVIKSAEPVFTVIFSSLIGDSYPLKVWLSILPIVFGCSLAAVTEVSFNFGGLWGAMISNVGFVLRNVYSKKSLHRFKEVNGLNLYGWITILSLFYLFPVAVFVEGSQWVAGYHKAVASVNPSTFYLWVLVSGIFYHLYNQSSYEALDDISPLTFSVGNTMKRVVVIIASVLVFRNPVRPLNALGSAIAIFGTFLYSQATAKKPKVEGAEKKE; encoded by the coding sequence ATGCTATCTTTAAACCTTCTTCCGCCCTCAAATGTCATTCTCTCAAAACCCAGCAACAGACACCGCATTAACGGTTCCCTTCTGGATCGAAACAGAGCTCAATCAGTCAGAAATCAGGTTAATGGATTCTCTCCCGCCGCCCCCATTTGCCGGATCCCGGAATCAAGATCGGATTTTGGGAGGTTTCCGGTGCTCCCTTTGGGAAAGTTTTCAAGATTCCCATCTCAGAAGGCTGGGGCAGCAGCATCCGGAGCCCCGCAAGAATCGAGCCCGGATGGAGAAATCGAAGCCCCGAAGTCCGGGATGAACAAGAAGCTAGCGATTGTCTTCGGGCTGTGGTATTTTCAAAACATTGTTTTCAATATTTACAACAAGAAGGTTTTGAATATCTTCCCATATCCATGGCTTCTCGCATCGTTTCAGCTATTTTGCGGCTCTGTTTGGATGTTAATGCTCTGGTCCTCTAAGCTTCAGCCATGccccaaaatagataaatctTTCATTATTGCTCTTCTTGGGCCTGCACTTTTCCACACTGTAGGCCACATTTCAGCTTGTGTTTCATTCTCGAAAGTTGCTGTGTCATTCACTCATGTCATTAAATCTGCTGAGCCTGTTTTCACCGTTATCTTTTCGTCGTTGATTGGTGATTCGTACCCGTTGAAAGTGTGGCTCTCGATCCTCCCTATCGTGTTTGGTTGCTCATTAGCTGCTGTGACTGAGGTTTCCTTCAATTTTGGGGGGCTGTGGGGTGCTATGATTAGCAATGTAGGGTTTGTGCTTCGTAATGTTTACTCTAAGAAGAGCTTGCATCGTTTCAAGGAGGTGAATGGGTTGAATTTGTATGGTTGGATcacaatactctctctgttttaTCTGTTTCCGGTGGCCGTGTTTGTGGAAGGCTCCCAATGGGTTGCCGGGTATCATAAGGCCGTTGCAAGCGTTAATCCATCAACCTTTTACCTTTGGGTGTTGGTATCTGGAATATTCTATCACCTCTACAACCAGTCCTCGTATGAGGCCCTCGATGACATTAGCCCCCTCACCTTCTCTGTTGGCAACACAATGAAGAGAGTTGTGGTGATCATAGCTAGTGTCTTGGTGTTCAGGAATCCGGTCCGGCCTCTGAATGCTCTCGGATCTGCCATTGCCATTTTCGGGACGTTCTTGTATTCGCAGGCGACAGCGAAGAAGCCAAAGGTCGAAGGAGCTGAGAAGAAGGAGTAG